GCTCGTAGGCAGAACTCGAGACAGCGTTATGGGAGACGTGCTGGACTTGCGCCACGGTCAGCTGTTTGTCGAGACACCCTGCAAGATTTCCGCGGGTGAGCTGCCCGACACCCGAGGCTCAGATATCATCGCCATTTGTGCCTCGGTACCCATGGCACCCAGCATGCAAAATCGCCTTGAACTGGCGCCCGCAAATGTCGCCTTGCTGAAAGACATGATACCCACCATCGCACAACATTCGCCGACGGCCAAAATTGTGCTGGTATCCAATCCGGTGGATGTGCTGGTTTATTTCACTTTGGAATTCAGTGGGTTCAGCGCGAATCAGGTGATGGGTACCGGTACGCTGGTGGATTCTGCGCGATTTCGTCAATTACTTGCAGACGAAATACGCATCCATGCGGAAGATATTCGCGCATATATTCTGGGTGAGCACGGTGAAAGTCAGTTCCCCGCCATGAGCTGTGCCGACGCCGGCGGCGAACCCATCGACGACACTCCCCACCGCTGGGAGTTGTTTCGGCAGGCCTCACGCGCCGGATTCGACGTCTTCAAATACAAAGGCTACACCAACTATGCCATCGCTCTTGCTGCGGCCGATATCATTCAATGCATCGCCAAGGACACCAAACACACCATGCCGATCAGTTTAAAAACGGATGGCTATTTGGGCGTGAGTGATGTGTGCTTGAGCCTGCCAGCGGTTGTCGGCGGCAATGGCATAGAGCGTGTACTGCACCCCTCTTTAAATGAGCGGGAGCGCGAGCTTTTCCACAACAGCGCGCAAATTATTCGCAATACCATAGCGGCAGTGAGATAGCGCAATCGCCAACGATCACATTTGCAGCGGCAGGGTAAGCGGGCCGTCACGCCGATCACCGAAACTTATATTGAGCTCTGCCGACAATGTCAGGCCCGACATATCCAGCGTATGCGTTCGGCCCTCTACAACAGTCACAGCTTGAGCTGAGGGCAGATGCGAAATTAACGCGTCGACCATTATTTTTCGAAAAC
The Alteromonadaceae bacterium 2753L.S.0a.02 DNA segment above includes these coding regions:
- a CDS encoding L-lactate dehydrogenase; the encoded protein is MKIAIVGLGKVGSSLAFLLSQQGIANELMLVGRTRDSVMGDVLDLRHGQLFVETPCKISAGELPDTRGSDIIAICASVPMAPSMQNRLELAPANVALLKDMIPTIAQHSPTAKIVLVSNPVDVLVYFTLEFSGFSANQVMGTGTLVDSARFRQLLADEIRIHAEDIRAYILGEHGESQFPAMSCADAGGEPIDDTPHRWELFRQASRAGFDVFKYKGYTNYAIALAAADIIQCIAKDTKHTMPISLKTDGYLGVSDVCLSLPAVVGGNGIERVLHPSLNERERELFHNSAQIIRNTIAAVR